The following are from one region of the Trichoderma breve strain T069 chromosome 5, whole genome shotgun sequence genome:
- a CDS encoding pectate lyase superfamily protein domain-containing protein gives MTGPLPLFLTLLAAQVSLVRSATPPHLPANLTALPYDPRPAPSYMVDNQHNYYHTAPDKGKQNGPVWRYSGSLEKFMTNLGKGTVIRGGYAGFNGTKKTNFKAPKKRQSSDDYWLTTLGPLGAQPLAGGNDYQFFRNVVDDFGADNSGDTDTTEALNAATRCGEECGNTFSQGAIVYFPPGTYKICSPVIQYYYTQFIGDPNDMPTIKGCDTFAGIALFDTDPYIPLESGAQWYVNQNQFFRQIRNFEFDLTDMPESTADQGQDLVPTGIHWQVAQATSLQNLIFSMPTTSTTTAVGIFSENGSGGFVSNLIFDGGNIGWRAGSQQYTARNLQFNFCNTAIQMVWDWGWTWQQIDINGGSIAFNISGIGGDTGQGTGSVSIIDTIITGTKVGILTNNAGTSPNIVLDNTVFDGVTSPVLIDGGSTLLSGNSDLWATGKRYNGSAGSSQTGDVMAPAKAKGLLDSKGFLYVHGGCKNDGSGDQQSCINSFLQKAVSGGKIAYFPAGIYTIQGSGFYFSDMHDPKVMIQVGKEGDVGTMEIVEMLFSVKGNTAGAILMEWNTAASDQGAAGMWDSHFRVGGALGSDLDLATCPKFSENPECIAASLMFHVTPQANGYFENVWAWVADHDNDQSIFNQPDSTITQVAIFGARGMLIESQGPSWFYGSGSEHSVLYNYLLSGAKNVYMGHIQTESPYFQPVPGAPAPFDAAASFPNDPDFSHCNFTADTDNEQCRYSWGLQIIDSTDVTIHGAGLYSFFNAFYKDCEDTRNCQESILEVKGSTGVVIYNLFTVATVDIANGIDGTKILQSDGNQRGYTTEVSVWLPLPGADNVNIVWVGTDIWQTPTVSCSSAPCMLILPTSSLASNTTISPSQYVTSFEYGGIGPTSIAGIGTTSVFKTTTTTVTITIPTIVTGGIPYSNVNMTGTGPTPVTIYPSVNIPPVNVPLPDGSGGTTTRKVTLPPWPEVNGGPGSEIFTDPGTEPGQSSGTSGSSGGSSGSSTTYYTPLGFPVTIPKATVTTVTFPASTGAITISCPATTSVVFKTPAIAVGTTCTNSNPLTLYFACPTTKVFTFLAATTAEASVDCSLVTSWSTGQADSTTPLPVFATWPPFGQIVPVTTSVSKPQPTDDGVVVPCTAWFFFICISWGIYGPGPPPVGLIRWPPGVTIKGNLPDWPKITIGEDNQLTTDDEPECQTETAEACITTTFVSASTTLSSASTCETISGCSITVSDSSTTDVVGTQTPAPIGTWYDEVWSTDDLGQAYTNSVLSVLSASLAAARASSGGTTISFTSGPTAGPTCKGGTAACGGTICSGYWCTPSPTGYPPGYQDPKDPSSGGYSAPTTSIGSSTSSKPIQSSSTRSCTATDMCNCDEDGCDECSPACCANGTCPTSSSKPPPASSSADPCANFDCRACGSPFDDPCYVTSWHRGSSASSFAPTSTNQGSVS, from the exons ATGACTGGTCCTTTGCCTCTGTTCCTAACTCTGCTGGCCGCACAAGTGAGCCTTGTGCGGTCAGCCACGCCACCACATCTTCCCGCAAACCTAACTGCGCTCCCATATGATCCAAGG CCAGCACCATCGTACATGGTGGACAACCAGCACAACTATTACCACACTGCACCTGACAAGGGAAAGCAGAACGGCCCAGTATGGCGTTACTCGGGTAGCCTGGAAAAGTTCATGACCAACCTTGGCAAAGGAACCGTGATCCGCGGGGGTTATGCCGGCTTTAACGGGACCAAGAAGACCAATTTCAAGGCACCAAAAAAACGGCAGTCTTCGGATGACTACTGGCTGACAACTCTTGGGCCTTTGGGAGCT CAACCTCTGGCTGGTGGAAACGATTACCAATTTTTCCGCAATGTTGTCGACGACTTTGGAGCCGACAACTCTGGAGATACAGACACAACCGAGGCTCTCAACGCAGCC ACGCGATGCGGTGAAGAGTGTGGCAACACCTTCTCACAAGGTGCCATTGTCTACTTTCCGCCTGGCACGTACAAAATCTGCTCTCCTGTGATCCAATATTATTATACACAATTCATTGGAGATCCCAATGACATGCCTACGATCAAAGGCTGTGATACCTTTGCGGGCATCGCACTATTTGACACGGATCCGTACATTCCTCTTGAATCTGGGGCTCAGTGGTATGTGAACCAGAACCAGTTCTTCCGCCAGATTCGCAATTTCGAGTTCGACCTTACCGATATGCCCGAGTCGACAGCGgatcaaggacaagatcTGGTGCCAACAGGCATTCACTGGCAAGTAGCTCAGGCCACCTCCCTGCAGAatctcatcttcagcatGCCAACAACGAGCACTACAACAGCCGTTGGTATCTTTTCTGAGAATGGCAGTGGTGGTTTTGTGTCTAACCTCATCTTTGACGGCGGCAACATTGGTTGGCGCGCAGGTTCGCAGCAATACACGGCTCGCAACCTGCAGTTCAATTTCTGTAATACTGCCATTCAAATGGTCTGGGATTGGGGCTGGACTTGGCAGCAGATTGACATTAATGGCGGCTCCATTGCTTTTAACATCTCTGGTATCGGAGGAGACACGGGCCAGGGAACTGGCAGTGTGTCCATTATTGATACTATCATCACCGGAACAAAGGTGGGCATCCTGACCAACAACGCTGGAACGTCTCCCAACATTGTACTAGACAACACTGTCTTTGATGGAGTTACCAGTCCTGTCTTGATTGATGGTGGCAGCACGCTGCTGTCGGGCAACTCTGATTTGTGGGCAACAGGCAAGCGATACAACGGATCAGCTGGCTCATCACAGACCGGCGACGTGATGGCaccagccaaggccaagggacTGCTGGATTCCAAGGGCTTCCTCTATGTGC ACGGAGGATGCAAGAACGATGGCTCTGGTGACCAGCAATCCTGTATCAACTCTTTCTTGCAAAAGGCCGTGAGTGGGGGCAAGATTGCCTACTTCCCGGCTGGCATCTACACG ATCCAGGGTTCAGGCTTCTACTTCAGTGACATGCACGACCCTAAGGTCATGATACAGGTTGGCAAAGAAGGTGACGTCGGCACCATGGAGATTGTCGAGATGCTGTTCTCAGTCAAAGGCAACACGGCTGGCGCCATCCTAATGGAATGGAATACAGCAGCGTCCGATCAAGGAGCGGCTGGCATGTGGGATTCACATTTCCGCGTCGGAGGTGCCCTGGGATCGGATCTAGATCTCGCGACATGTCCCAAGTTTAGTGAGAATCCTGAGTGTATTGCAGCATCACTCATGTTCCACGTTACGCCTCAAGCCAACGGCTATTTTGAGAACGTATGGGCTTGGGTTGCGGATCACGACAATGACcagtccatcttcaaccagcCAGACTCGACCATCACGCAAGTTGCCATCTTTGGTGCCCGTGGTATGCTCATCGAGTCTCAGGGTCCATCGTGGTTCTATGGCAGCGGCTCTGAACACTCGGTGCTGTACAACTATCTGCTCAGCGGAGCCAAGAACGTCTACATGGGGCACATTCAAACAGAATCGCCTTATTTCCAACCAGTTCCGGGtgctccagctccctttgatgctgctgcaagcttTCCAAATGATCCTGACTTTAGCCACTGCAATTTCACAGCTGATACGGATAATGAGCAGTGTCGCTATTCCTGGGGCCTGCAGATTATTGACTCAACCGATGTCACCATCCACGGTGCTGGGCTGTACAGTTTCTTCAACGCCTTTTACAAAGATTGTGAGGACACAAGAAACTGCCAGGAGAGCATCCTCGAAGTCAAGGGTTCGACGGGTGTCGTCATCTACAACCTGTTTACTGTGGCTACCGTCGACATTGCAAACGGAATTGACGGTACCAAGATCCTCCAGAGCGATGGGAACCAGCGCGGCTACACAACTGAGGTCAGTGTATGGCTGCCGCTTCCTGGAGCTGATAATGTCAACATTGTGTGGGTTGGCACCGATATATGGCAAACTCCGACGGTGTCCTGCTCGTCAGCGCCTTGCATGTTGATTCTACCTACAAGCTCGCTGGCATCAAACACCACAATTTCGCCGAGCCAGTATGTTACCTCGTTTGAATACGGTGGAATCGGGCCCACGTCCATTGCCGGCATTGGTACTACAAGTGTCTTCAAGACGACCACTACGACAGTCACCATCACAATCCCGACCATTGTCACTGGCGGCATCCCCTACTCCAACGTCAATATGACTGGGACGGGTCCAACACCCGTCACCATCTATCCCAGCGTCAACATCCCGCCCGTCAACGTTCCCTTGCCCGATGGCAGTGGTGGCACAACTACACGCAAAGTCACGCTCCCGCCGTGGCCAGAAGTCAACGGCGGGCCCGGCTCAGAGATCTTCACAGACCCAGGAACGGAACCGGGACAGAGCTCTGGTACTTCTGGCAGCTCTGGTGGCAGCTCGGGCAGCAGCACGACTTATTACACTCCTCTGGGTTTCCCTGTCACAATACCGAAGGCCACTGTTACGACAGTAACATTCCCAGCTTCAACAGGAGCCATTACAATTTCGTGCCCGGCTACAACGTCTGTCGTGTTCAAGACACCTGCTATTGCTGTTGGAACTACGTGTACCAACTCTAACCCTTTGACACTGTACTTTGCCTGCCCAACCACAAAGGTCTTCACATTCCTTGCAGCTACTACGGCTGAAGCTTCGGTGGACTGCTCTCTGGTAACATCATGGAGCACTGGACAGGCCGACTCTACGACGCCGTTGCCCGTCTTTGCCACATGGCCGCCCTTCGGCCAGATTGTTCCTGTCACGACAAGCGTCAGCAAGCCCCAGCCCACCGACGATGGCGTGGTTGTGCCCTGTACCGcctggttcttcttcatctgcatctcATGGG GCATCTACGGACCTGGTCCTCCACCCGTCGGCCTGATCAGATGGCCTCCTGGTGTTACTATTAAAGGAAATCTGCCAGATTGGCCTAAGATCACCATTGGTGAAGACAATCAGCTTACAACTGATGATGAGCCTGAGTGTCAGACAGAGACAGCTGAGGCATGCATCACTACGACGTTTGTCTCGGCTTCGACAACGCTCTCGTCAGCTTCAACATGCGAGACCATCTCGGGCTGTTCCATCACCGTATCCGACTCTTCCACTACTGACGTCGTCGGCACACAAACGCCCGCACCTATTGGTACCTGGTACGATGAAGTCTGGTCTACCGATGACTTGGGCCAAGCCTACACCAACTCTGTTCTCTCAGTGTTGAGCGCcagcctcgccgccgccagagcCAGTTCTGGAGGAACAACCATCAGCTTCACTTCAGGCCCCACGGCCGGACCAACATGCAAGGGCGGCACAGCAGCTTGCGGAGGAACAATATGCTCTGGATACTGGTGTACGCCCAGTCCTACAGGGTATCCGCCTGGCTATCAGGATCCCAAGGATCCCAGCTCGGGAGGATATTCGGCGCCCACGACAAGCATTGGCTCAAGCACCTCATCCAAGCCAAttcagagcagcagcacccgcTCATGTACTGCCACTGATATGTGCAACTGCGACGAAGATGGATGTGACGAGTGCTCGCCTGCCTGTTGTGCCAACGGCACGTGTCCAACATCGAGCTCAAAGCCTCCTCCGGCGTCTTCGAGTGCCGATCCTTGTGCCAACTTTGATTGTCGGGCTTGTGGATCTCCATTTGATGACCCTTGCT ATGTCACTTCTTGGCACAGGGGTAGCTCAGCGTCATCATTTGCCCCTACCTCAACCAATCAAGGTAGCGTTTCCTAA